A genomic region of Corticium candelabrum chromosome 6, ooCorCand1.1, whole genome shotgun sequence contains the following coding sequences:
- the LOC134181004 gene encoding uncharacterized protein LOC134181004 isoform X2, translated as MLRKRLHLVAMSRKIPAFQRLWLHKDSEEHLSQFIPLKWTDYINSMKMPGTWADEIVVRAAATVFDRPVYIVSSLEDENSDKQINARTAEGNRRAPMLLGHVAENHYWSLDLNTAKQQTFPGNRRKTVGEFDIPAAAATIVDGALRMAESSFQHRLSTVQSYELFSSDFQSLQSKRWLNDIIVNALHIVFQQEANLMNSNRVLSMNSYLVPSYGKRGYDGVWRATMEVNVFEYELIAILVHMKNHWIKVIVDIFEKCLNVIDSAGNTHDAECDCIILWLCDEHRRKYGTLSNKDFWQKKYLVSKEKPQQIDSVNCDVWTCVNMRDYSLLGKLQRREMNMETVRRWLAYRLLHSVTSSCENENEKELLKQDQ; from the exons GACTCAGAAGAACATCTTTCTCAATTTATTCCACTcaaatggacagactataTTAACAGTATGAAAATGCCGGGCACTTGGGCGGATGAAATTGTCGTGCGAGCTGCAGCAACAGTATTTGACCGTCCAGTGTACATTGTCTCTTCCCTTGAAGATGAAAACAGCGACAAACAAATTAACGCAAGAACTGCAGAAGGGAACCGGCGTGCACCAATGCTGCTGGGGCATGTGGCAGAAAACCACTATTGGAGTCTGGATCTCAATACTGCAAAACAGC AAACGTTTCCAGGCAACCGACGCAAAACTGTTGGCGAGTTTGACAtacctgctgctgctgctaccaTA gtAGATGGTGCTTTGCGTATGGCTGAGAGCAGTTTCCAGCATAGACTAAGTACGGTTCAAAGTTATGAATTATTTTCATCTGATTTTCAATCGCTGCAGTCCAAAAGATGGTTGAACGATATA ATAGTAAATGCTTTGCACATAGTATTCCAGCAAGAGGCAAACTTGATG AATTCCAATAGAGTATTGTCAATGAATTCCTACCTTGTTCCAAGTTATGGAAAACGAGGATACGACGGCGTATGGAGGGCTACTATGGAG GTCAACGTCTTTGAATACGAACTGATTGCTATACTTGTCCATATGAAGAATCACTGGATAAAAGTG ATTGTTGACATTTTCGAGAAGTGTCTCAATGTTATCGATTCGGCGGGAAACACACATGACGCTGAGTGTGATTGCATTAT ACTTTGGTTGTGTGATGAGCATAGGAGGAAATATGGTACACTGAGTAACAAGGATTTTTGGCAAAAGAAATACCTAGTATCAAAG GAAAAGCCTCAACAGATCGATAGTGTCAATTGCGATGTTTGGACCTGTGTG AACATGAGAGACTACTCTCTTCTTGGGAAGTTGCAAAGACGCGAG ATGAACATGGAAACTGTACGACGTTGGCTTGCGTATCGCCTTCTACACTCAGTCACCAGTTCATGCGA AAACGAGAATGAAAAAGAATTATTGAAACAAGATCAATAG
- the LOC134181004 gene encoding uncharacterized protein LOC134181004 isoform X1, giving the protein MLRKRLHLVAMSRKIPAFQRLWLHKDSEEHLSQFIPLKWTDYINSMKMPGTWADEIVVRAAATVFDRPVYIVSSLEDENSDKQINARTAEGNRRAPMLLGHVAENHYWSLDLNTAKQPETFPGNRRKTVGEFDIPAAAATIVDGALRMAESSFQHRLSTVQSYELFSSDFQSLQSKRWLNDIIVNALHIVFQQEANLMNSNRVLSMNSYLVPSYGKRGYDGVWRATMEVNVFEYELIAILVHMKNHWIKVIVDIFEKCLNVIDSAGNTHDAECDCIILWLCDEHRRKYGTLSNKDFWQKKYLVSKEKPQQIDSVNCDVWTCVNMRDYSLLGKLQRREMNMETVRRWLAYRLLHSVTSSCENENEKELLKQDQ; this is encoded by the exons GACTCAGAAGAACATCTTTCTCAATTTATTCCACTcaaatggacagactataTTAACAGTATGAAAATGCCGGGCACTTGGGCGGATGAAATTGTCGTGCGAGCTGCAGCAACAGTATTTGACCGTCCAGTGTACATTGTCTCTTCCCTTGAAGATGAAAACAGCGACAAACAAATTAACGCAAGAACTGCAGAAGGGAACCGGCGTGCACCAATGCTGCTGGGGCATGTGGCAGAAAACCACTATTGGAGTCTGGATCTCAATACTGCAAAACAGC CAGAAACGTTTCCAGGCAACCGACGCAAAACTGTTGGCGAGTTTGACAtacctgctgctgctgctaccaTA gtAGATGGTGCTTTGCGTATGGCTGAGAGCAGTTTCCAGCATAGACTAAGTACGGTTCAAAGTTATGAATTATTTTCATCTGATTTTCAATCGCTGCAGTCCAAAAGATGGTTGAACGATATA ATAGTAAATGCTTTGCACATAGTATTCCAGCAAGAGGCAAACTTGATG AATTCCAATAGAGTATTGTCAATGAATTCCTACCTTGTTCCAAGTTATGGAAAACGAGGATACGACGGCGTATGGAGGGCTACTATGGAG GTCAACGTCTTTGAATACGAACTGATTGCTATACTTGTCCATATGAAGAATCACTGGATAAAAGTG ATTGTTGACATTTTCGAGAAGTGTCTCAATGTTATCGATTCGGCGGGAAACACACATGACGCTGAGTGTGATTGCATTAT ACTTTGGTTGTGTGATGAGCATAGGAGGAAATATGGTACACTGAGTAACAAGGATTTTTGGCAAAAGAAATACCTAGTATCAAAG GAAAAGCCTCAACAGATCGATAGTGTCAATTGCGATGTTTGGACCTGTGTG AACATGAGAGACTACTCTCTTCTTGGGAAGTTGCAAAGACGCGAG ATGAACATGGAAACTGTACGACGTTGGCTTGCGTATCGCCTTCTACACTCAGTCACCAGTTCATGCGA AAACGAGAATGAAAAAGAATTATTGAAACAAGATCAATAG
- the LOC134181004 gene encoding uncharacterized protein LOC134181004 isoform X3, with translation MLRKRLHLVAMSRKIPAFQRLWLHKDSEEHLSQFIPLKWTDYINSMKMPGTWADEIVVRAAATVFDRPVYIVSSLEDENSDKQINARTAEGNRRAPMLLGHVAENHYWSLDLNTAKQPETFPGNRRKTVGEFDIPAAAATIVDGALRMAESSFQHRLSTVQSYELFSSDFQSLQSKRWLNDIIVNALHIVFQQEANLMNSNRVLSMNSYLVPSYGKRGYDGVWRATMEVNVFEYELIAILVHMKNHWIKVIVDIFEKCLNVIDSAGNTHDAECDCIILWLCDEHRRKYGTLSNKDFWQKKYLVSKEKPQQIDSVNCDVWTCVVRLGL, from the exons GACTCAGAAGAACATCTTTCTCAATTTATTCCACTcaaatggacagactataTTAACAGTATGAAAATGCCGGGCACTTGGGCGGATGAAATTGTCGTGCGAGCTGCAGCAACAGTATTTGACCGTCCAGTGTACATTGTCTCTTCCCTTGAAGATGAAAACAGCGACAAACAAATTAACGCAAGAACTGCAGAAGGGAACCGGCGTGCACCAATGCTGCTGGGGCATGTGGCAGAAAACCACTATTGGAGTCTGGATCTCAATACTGCAAAACAGC CAGAAACGTTTCCAGGCAACCGACGCAAAACTGTTGGCGAGTTTGACAtacctgctgctgctgctaccaTA gtAGATGGTGCTTTGCGTATGGCTGAGAGCAGTTTCCAGCATAGACTAAGTACGGTTCAAAGTTATGAATTATTTTCATCTGATTTTCAATCGCTGCAGTCCAAAAGATGGTTGAACGATATA ATAGTAAATGCTTTGCACATAGTATTCCAGCAAGAGGCAAACTTGATG AATTCCAATAGAGTATTGTCAATGAATTCCTACCTTGTTCCAAGTTATGGAAAACGAGGATACGACGGCGTATGGAGGGCTACTATGGAG GTCAACGTCTTTGAATACGAACTGATTGCTATACTTGTCCATATGAAGAATCACTGGATAAAAGTG ATTGTTGACATTTTCGAGAAGTGTCTCAATGTTATCGATTCGGCGGGAAACACACATGACGCTGAGTGTGATTGCATTAT ACTTTGGTTGTGTGATGAGCATAGGAGGAAATATGGTACACTGAGTAACAAGGATTTTTGGCAAAAGAAATACCTAGTATCAAAG GAAAAGCCTCAACAGATCGATAGTGTCAATTGCGATGTTTGGACCTGTGTGGTACGTCTAGGGCTATAA
- the LOC134181522 gene encoding uncharacterized protein LOC134181522: MTGSAMEEQMYERVVFYLENGSYPTGLSESEKSGVRKKSKLFQLEEGILYFQDKKQSTRRQVIRDDTTKRQILQGCHVTGGHHLGRDKTLDRVTKKYYWLGIVADVKQLVQHCDICQRVKRKFDHPSEPLHPLPVPSKVWSQIGVDLVGPLQVTSSGNQYIVVAVDYFSKWPEAKAIPSKEAIHVADFLNSLFLRHGFPEVLISDQGREFCNAICNELLTKTGVKHRITSAYHPQTNGLTERFNQTLKNGICQMTNCTDEDWDSTIEAILFSYRTAVHASTKFTPFFLFNNRDPRMPLDVQLHAHHVSDSTAETTMHCLTDEEMQHDVELLVNLKHQYTAAAKRNIVKAQERQKAYYDKRHNTYSLSLDLNDQVLLKNSKHDSRKGGKLDVKWTGPYWVSERLPKGCFKLKNGNGAVLKQIFHASRLKRYYPPQSYEPCGTGTSDECKDTINEDENAAEAIEWHADDLPLLSPASACVRVDASVAFQPDAQPSRTHQNEGQGLLVMDNRTEIEARSLPSTTQPSASSREISDETDKGASSREISDETDKGTVGSRSIKCDRRKLRLEPKKRVRFQLATNEDDKECSQTANEEENSREEDGKRKRKLDYRGQTQPKTKRRRTIESKKNSFTISRRMREILMQGRELTDEHISLAHNILKKQFPHIDGLQSPLLAQTNGFIPVQHEGIQIHHVPERSHWVTSSCCGQHISVYDSKEAGFQLSTSLSHQLALIYRLAVEDDSEDDDDGNDPINLFVQKPYVQQQRGGSDCGLFAIAFAVHLAFGDNLSTLQFDQALMRRHLLKCFQQKEMMPFPQMTKTTAHRPKRLRGVMIELCRWCLMPETFAATVKCQKCDDWCHLKCARPILPTRSKKWTCGNCK; this comes from the exons ATGACGGGAAGCGCCATGGAAGAGCAAATGTACGAGCGGGTCGTTTTCTACCTTGAAAACGGTTCATATCCAACAG GTCTCTCGGAAAGCGAGAAGAGTGGTGTCCGTAAGAAATCCAAACTGTTCCAGCTAGAGGAAGGGATTCTCTACTTCCAAGACAAGAAACAATCGACACGCAGACAAGTTATCAGAGACGATACGACAAAAAGACAG ATTCTCCAAGGATGTCATGTCACTGGAGGTCATCATCTTGGCAGGGACAAAACGCTAGATCGAGTGACAAAGAAGTACTACTGGCTAGGAATAGTAGCTGATGTGAAACAACTA GTTCAACATTGTGATATATGTCAGAGAGTGAAAAGAAAGTTTGATCATCCATCAGAACCGTTACATCCATTACCTGTACCATCTAAGGTCTGGTCGCAAATTGGCGTTGACTTGGTTGGACCATTGCAAGTCACTAGTAGTGGCAATCAGTATATTGTTGTGGCTGTCGATTACTTCAGCAAATGGCCTGAAGCCAAAGCAATTCCATCGAAAGAAGCAATTCACGTTGCTGACTTCCTTAACTCACTCTTTCTACGACATGGATTTCCAGAGGTGTTGATATCCGATCAAGGTCGCGAGTTTTGCAATGCTATCTGCAATGAACTTTTGACAAAGACAGGAGTCAAACACAGAATTACGTCTGCCTACCACCCTCAAACAAACGGACTGACTGAGCGTTTCAATCAGACACTGAAAAATGGAATCTGCCAGATGACAAACTGCACAGATGAAGACTGGGATTCAACAATTGAGGCTATTCTATTTTCCTATCGCACTGCTGTTCATGCTTCGACCAAATTCACACCATTCTTTCTTTTTAATAATCGAGATCCTCGTATGCCTCTAGATGTGCAACTGCATGCACACCACGTCTCAGATTCAACTGCGGAAACCACGATGCATTGCCTGACTGATGAAGAGATGCAACATGATGTAGAACTGCTAGTCAATCTGAAACACCAGtatacagcagctgcaaaacGAAATATTGTCAAAGCCCAGGAACGCCAGAAAGCTTACTATGACAAGCGCCATAATACATATTCTTTATCTCTCGATCTCAATGACCAAGTTCTTTTAAAAAATAGTAAACATGACAGCCGTAAGGGTGGAAAGCTGGACGTGAAGTGGACTGGTCCATACTGGGTGTCAGAACGTCTTCCGAaaggctgtttcaagctgAAAAATGGAAATGGTGCTGTTCTGAAGCAAATCTTTCATGCAAGTCGTCTCAAACGGTATTATCCACCGCAGAGCTACGAGCCATGTGGTACTGGCACTTCAGACGAGTGCAAAGATACC ATCAATGAAGATGAAAATGCTGCAGAAGCCATTGAATGGCACGCGGATGACTTACCTCTTCTATCCCCTGCgtctgcatgtgtacgtgtggatGCTTCAGTTGCATTCCAACCTGATGCGCAACCTTCAAGGACACATCAAAATGAAGGACAG GGGTTATTGGTGATGGATAACAGGACAGAAATAGAGGCCCGTTCATTACCATCTACAACTcaaccatcagcttcatccAGGGAAATCTCAGATGAAACTGACAAGGGAGCTTCATCCAGGGAAATCTCAGATGAAACTGACAAGGGCACTGTTGGAAGCAGAAGTATCAAATGTGACAGACGTAAATTACGGTTGGAACCTAAGAAAAGAGTACGTTTCCAGCTTGCG acaaatgaagaTGACAAAGAATGCAGTCAGACAGCGAATGAGGAGGAGAATAGCAGAGAAGAAGATGGAAAACGTAAGCGCAAGCTTGATTATAGGGGCCAAACTCAACCCAAAACAAAACGAAGACGTACTATA GAATCTAAGAAGAACAGTTTCACTATTTCAAGGCGAATGAGAGAAATTCTCATGCAAGGCCGCGAGCTTACGGATGAGCATATTTCTCTTGCTCACAACATACTAAAGAAACAGTTTCCACACATTGATGGCCTACAGTCACCGTTACTTGCACAGACGAATGGTTTTATCCCAGTCCAGCATGAGGGCATCCAGATACATCACGTCCCTGAGCGAAGCCATTGGGTAACTTCTAGTTGCTGTGGCCAACATATATCAGTTTATGACAGCAAAGAGGCCGGTTTTCAACTTAGTACTTCTCTCAGTCACCAGTTAGCCTTGATTTATAGGCTGGCGGTAGAAGATGATAGCGAAGACGATGATGATGGAAATGATCCCATCAACTTGTTTGTTCAAAAGCCCTATGTCCAACAGCAGAGGGGAGGTTCGGATTGCGGACTGTTTGCCATTGCATTTGCTGTGCATCTTGCTTTTGGAGACAATTTATCGACTCTGCAATTCGACCAGGCACTGATGAGACGGCACCTTCTCAAATGCTTTCAGCAGAAAGAAATGATGCCTTTTCCGCAGATGACAAAGACCACGGCTCATCGTCCCAAGAGACTTCGCGGTGTCATGATTGAGCTTTGTCGTTGGTGCTTGATGCCCGAGACATTTGCTGCTACAGTGAAGTGCCAGAAATGCGATGATTGGTGTCATTTGAAATGTGCTAGACCGATATTGCCTACTAGGAGCAAAAAATGGACCTGTGGTAACTGCAAGTAA